In Spirosoma sp. KUDC1026, the sequence CCGGCAGCAGCTTCGCTTTCCGGTGTTACTGGGTCGTCGGCTGTTACGTAACCGCTTTGTGGTCGACGTAGCTCAGAAAGACCTTTCGTACACGGCCAAACAGCAGAATCGCCCGCAACAAAAAAACTCTTCGACAAACTCAACCGATGGCCCGTCGGCCTAACGACGGACCTCTGACCAATCTTTTCCAGATGCGTATCGCCATCCTATCGACCAGTCCGACACTATACTCAACCCGGCGGCTGCGAGAAGCCGCTCAGCAGCGAGGGCATGAGGCTATTGTGGTGAATCACCTCAACTGCCAGGTCATGATCGAAGGCGGCAAACCCTCAGTGTTGTACGAAGGTCAGGAACTTACCTCCGTGGACGCCATCATTCCCCGCATTGGCGCGTCGGCGACCGATTACGGCTGTGCCATCGTACGGCAGTTTGAGATGATGAAGGTATTTACTACCGCCAAATCGCAGGCCATCAGCCGGTCACGAAATAAATTGCGGAGCCTACAGGTGCTATCCAAAGCGGGCGTTGAACTGCCCAAAACCGTCTTTGCCAATCACCCCAAAAACGGTAACGTAACGAGGCTGATCGAACTGGTGGGCGGGCCGCCTGTCGTCATCAAATTACTCGAAGGAACCCAGGGCATCGGTGTCGTATTGGCCGAAACAGCCAAAGCCGCTAAGTCAACCATCGAAGCCTTTTACGGATTAAAAAAACACGTTCTGGTGCAGGAATTCATCGCGGAGGCCAAAGGCGCAGACCTTCGCGCGTTTGTCGTCGGCGGACGCGTGGTCGGAGCCATGAAACGGCAGGGAATCGAGGGGGAATTTCGATCTAATATTCACCGGGGCGGTAATGCGGTGCCCGTTACGCTAACGGCTGACGAGGAGCAGACAGCCATCGAAGCCGCCCGCGCCCTCGGCCTGAAAGTCGCGGGTGTTGATATGCTTCCCTCCGACCGGGGGCCGCTGGTGCTCGAAGTCAATTCATCGCCTGGCCTGGAAGGTATCGAAACCGCCACCGGCCTGGACATTGCCGCCGATATCATCGCTTACGTCGAAGACAAAATTCGCGCCGACGAAAGTGATATGGTAGGGGTATGATGGCGGCACTAGGTTCCCATTTTTCACTGATCTGAACTATACTAAAACGATATAATCTCGGCGTAAAAAGCAAATTAAGGCGGTTAGTTATAGCTTCCACATTTTCTCAGGCTTACAATGCTCTAGATGCCGATTGCCAGG encodes:
- the rimK gene encoding 30S ribosomal protein S6--L-glutamate ligase, which codes for MRIAILSTSPTLYSTRRLREAAQQRGHEAIVVNHLNCQVMIEGGKPSVLYEGQELTSVDAIIPRIGASATDYGCAIVRQFEMMKVFTTAKSQAISRSRNKLRSLQVLSKAGVELPKTVFANHPKNGNVTRLIELVGGPPVVIKLLEGTQGIGVVLAETAKAAKSTIEAFYGLKKHVLVQEFIAEAKGADLRAFVVGGRVVGAMKRQGIEGEFRSNIHRGGNAVPVTLTADEEQTAIEAARALGLKVAGVDMLPSDRGPLVLEVNSSPGLEGIETATGLDIAADIIAYVEDKIRADESDMVGV